In a genomic window of Streptomyces sp. NBC_01231:
- a CDS encoding APC family permease, whose amino-acid sequence MSNVRGRGLQANALGTFDTVVMAVAGSAPAYSLAATTAVLVGAVGLASPAALLYCAIPMLGIALAFSYLGRIDVNAGASYSWVGRTLHPFLGFISGWALVISATIFMVAGSLPAGSMTLALFDDGLADDTALSTAIGGLWFLVMVLVVLGGARLTVRAQLVMSGVELAVLALFVVLAFFHSQHALAFDWSWLGFSHFDGVGGFASGALIAAFYYWGWDVTSNLSEETRNSRRTTGLAGLIGVGIVFLLFEVFTIAVNVILSAQQIEGNDANVLAVLGDEIWPGWGGKLLIVAVMLSTIATLETTLIQVTRSLFAMGRDRTMPSALGRVHPRWNTPWVAIVVVGTVALGMLVASNALGTVGDILSDAISAIGLQIAVYYGLAGLAVVVAYRRTLLKSVSNFVFGGLWPLLGALFMFWVFVESLGELSAAAITIGIGGLAVGLIPMFWYWRQGSEYYRPAKLDASRAVDIDYVPDEGAAPRSPFHEGLPTDF is encoded by the coding sequence ATGAGCAATGTGAGGGGCAGAGGGCTGCAGGCCAATGCCCTCGGGACGTTCGACACCGTCGTGATGGCGGTGGCGGGCAGTGCGCCGGCGTACTCGCTGGCCGCGACCACCGCGGTACTGGTCGGCGCGGTGGGCCTCGCCAGCCCGGCCGCCCTCCTGTACTGCGCGATACCGATGCTGGGCATCGCGCTGGCGTTCAGCTATCTCGGCCGGATCGATGTGAACGCGGGCGCCAGCTACTCGTGGGTGGGACGCACCCTCCACCCCTTTCTGGGCTTCATCAGCGGCTGGGCGCTGGTGATCTCGGCGACCATCTTCATGGTGGCCGGCTCACTGCCCGCCGGTTCCATGACCCTGGCGCTGTTCGACGACGGTCTCGCCGACGACACCGCGCTGTCCACGGCGATCGGGGGGCTGTGGTTCCTGGTCATGGTGCTCGTGGTGCTCGGCGGTGCCCGGCTGACCGTCCGCGCCCAGCTCGTCATGTCCGGTGTCGAACTGGCCGTCCTGGCGCTCTTCGTCGTCCTCGCCTTCTTCCACTCCCAGCACGCCCTGGCCTTCGACTGGTCGTGGCTCGGGTTCAGCCACTTCGACGGCGTGGGAGGCTTCGCGTCCGGCGCGCTCATCGCCGCCTTCTACTACTGGGGCTGGGACGTCACCAGCAACCTGAGCGAGGAGACCCGCAACAGCCGTCGTACGACGGGACTCGCGGGCCTCATCGGCGTCGGCATCGTCTTCCTGCTGTTCGAGGTGTTCACCATCGCGGTGAACGTGATCCTCTCCGCCCAGCAGATCGAGGGGAACGACGCCAACGTGCTGGCGGTGCTCGGCGACGAGATCTGGCCGGGCTGGGGCGGCAAACTGCTCATCGTGGCGGTGATGCTGTCCACCATCGCGACGCTGGAGACCACCCTCATCCAGGTCACGCGCTCGCTGTTCGCGATGGGCCGCGACCGTACGATGCCGTCGGCGCTGGGCCGGGTCCATCCGCGGTGGAACACCCCGTGGGTCGCGATCGTGGTCGTCGGCACGGTGGCGCTGGGGATGCTCGTCGCCTCCAACGCCCTGGGCACGGTCGGTGACATCCTCTCCGACGCCATCTCGGCGATCGGACTGCAGATCGCCGTGTACTACGGGCTGGCCGGGCTCGCGGTGGTCGTCGCCTACCGCAGGACGCTGCTGAAGTCGGTGTCCAACTTCGTCTTCGGTGGTCTGTGGCCGCTGCTGGGCGCCCTGTTCATGTTCTGGGTCTTCGTCGAGTCGCTGGGCGAGCTGAGCGCGGCCGCGATCACGATCGGCATCGGCGGCCTCGCGGTCGGTCTGATCCCGATGTTCTGGTACTGGCGGCAGGGCAGCGAGTACTACCGGCCGGCCAAGCTGGACGCCTCCCGTGCCGTCGACATCGACTACGTCCCCGACGAGGGCGCCGCCCCGCGCTCCCCGTTCCACGAGGGTCTGCCCACCGACTTCTGA